The Cydia splendana chromosome Z, ilCydSple1.2, whole genome shotgun sequence genome window below encodes:
- the LOC134803982 gene encoding uncharacterized protein LOC134803982 gives MSANFLIALICVAELTSLVAAGGHGGHHKKVIIHVPVLVKHHHHKHTIVKHVHHKHGGGGGDDHYEVLGYTYGEPKAAPHFGGGHGWHAADEGHEGLEDSPVSFDGGDHGSYGLSSEGQEYGGGHGDY, from the exons ATGTCTGCGAATTTTTTG ATAGCGCTGATCTGCGTCGCGGAGCTAACGAGCCTGGTGGCGGCGGGCGGGCACGGCGGGCACCACAAGAAGGTGATCATCCACGTGCCGGTGCTCGTCAAGCACCACCACCACAAGCACACCATCGTGAAGCACGTGCACCACAagcacggcggcggcggcggcgacgaCCACTACGAGGTGCTCGGCTACACCTACGGCGAGCCAAAGGCGGCGCCACACTTCGGCGGAG GACATGGGTGGCACGCGGCTGATGAAGGGCACGAGGGCCTCGAAGACTCTCCCGTGAGCTTCGACGGCGGAGACCATGGCAGCTACGGACTCAGCAGCGAAGGGCAAGAGTACGGCGGTGGCCACGGAGATTACTAA